In Ochrobactrum sp. Marseille-Q0166, a single genomic region encodes these proteins:
- the coaBC gene encoding bifunctional phosphopantothenoylcysteine decarboxylase/phosphopantothenate--cysteine ligase CoaBC: MASITIRNLDDAAKERLRVRAAQNGRSMEEEARLLLGGLEETKPVAAALSPIAGSLRDKRILLIISGGIAAYKTPDLIRRLKERGARVRTVLTAGAQQFVTPLTIGTVSADHVFTDLFSREDEQDVGHIRLARDADLIVVAPATAGLMAKMANGITDDLASALLLARKVPLLIAPAMNPAMWDNAATRRNRLTLEKDGVHFIGPEKGEMAERGEAGTGRMSEPLTIVAAIENLLAPQAKPLAGKGIVMTSGPTHEPIDPVRYIANRSSGKQGHAIAAALARLGATVHLISGPVTIADPEGVNVTHVETAREMQAAVESHLPADAAVMVAAVADWRTANAADQKIKKKPGEGAPTLSMVENPDILAGIGHSEKRPGLVVGFAAETQDVLANATRKLDKKGADWIVANDVSGDVMGGDRNRVRILSHAGIEEWPEMSKEQVAEKLAEKIADALIERKN; the protein is encoded by the coding sequence ATGGCCAGTATTACAATCCGCAATCTTGATGACGCTGCAAAAGAGCGGCTTCGCGTGAGAGCCGCTCAAAACGGGCGCTCCATGGAAGAAGAAGCAAGGCTTCTGCTTGGCGGTCTTGAAGAGACAAAGCCGGTAGCCGCTGCTTTGTCGCCGATTGCCGGTTCATTGCGCGATAAGCGTATTCTTCTCATCATCAGCGGCGGGATTGCAGCTTACAAAACACCAGACCTCATTCGGCGTTTGAAAGAACGTGGCGCGCGTGTTCGCACGGTCCTGACTGCTGGAGCGCAGCAATTTGTGACGCCGCTGACCATCGGCACTGTGTCCGCCGATCATGTGTTTACGGATCTTTTTTCCCGCGAGGACGAACAGGATGTCGGCCATATCCGCCTTGCGCGTGACGCCGATCTGATTGTTGTGGCACCTGCAACGGCCGGGCTTATGGCCAAGATGGCCAATGGTATTACCGATGATCTGGCCAGTGCCTTGCTTCTCGCCCGCAAGGTCCCGTTGCTGATTGCACCTGCCATGAACCCTGCGATGTGGGACAACGCCGCAACGCGGCGCAATCGCCTGACACTGGAAAAAGATGGCGTGCATTTCATTGGCCCTGAAAAGGGCGAGATGGCGGAAAGGGGAGAGGCAGGCACAGGTCGCATGAGCGAACCGCTCACAATTGTCGCGGCAATTGAAAATCTGCTTGCACCACAGGCAAAGCCGCTTGCAGGCAAAGGGATCGTCATGACATCCGGCCCGACCCACGAGCCGATTGATCCGGTGCGCTATATTGCGAACCGTTCCTCGGGTAAGCAGGGCCATGCCATTGCAGCGGCCCTGGCACGCCTGGGCGCCACTGTACATCTGATATCCGGCCCGGTCACGATCGCCGATCCTGAGGGCGTCAACGTCACCCATGTTGAAACCGCGCGGGAAATGCAGGCGGCGGTCGAAAGCCATCTTCCGGCTGATGCGGCTGTGATGGTTGCAGCCGTTGCCGACTGGCGGACAGCCAATGCAGCGGACCAGAAGATCAAGAAAAAGCCGGGCGAGGGCGCACCAACGCTCAGCATGGTGGAGAACCCGGATATTCTGGCCGGTATTGGGCATAGCGAGAAGCGTCCCGGCCTCGTGGTCGGCTTTGCTGCGGAAACACAGGATGTTCTCGCCAATGCTACTCGCAAGCTCGACAAGAAAGGTGCCGACTGGATCGTTGCCAATGATGTGTCTGGAGATGTGATGGGCGGCGATCGCAACCGTGTGCGCATCTTAAGCCACGCGGGCATTGAAGAATGGCCGGAAATGAGCAAGGAGCAAGTTGCTGAAAAGCTGGCAGAAAAAATAGCGGACGCACTTATCGAAAGAAAAAACTGA
- a CDS encoding carboxymuconolactone decarboxylase family protein, translated as MEQRLAPYTLAPQIMQAMVELEKRVAASGLEYSLYELVKIRASQINGCAYCIYMHTADARKAGETEERLYLIAAWRESPLYNARERAALGWTEALTLLAQTGAPDKDFDALKAHFSDEEIVNLTMLITTINAWNRIAVGLRLIHPVKTDATAT; from the coding sequence ATGGAACAAAGACTTGCCCCTTACACTTTGGCACCGCAGATCATGCAGGCAATGGTGGAGCTGGAAAAGCGCGTCGCCGCATCCGGACTTGAATATAGCCTTTATGAGCTGGTGAAAATCCGCGCTTCGCAAATCAATGGCTGCGCCTATTGCATCTATATGCATACGGCTGATGCGCGGAAGGCTGGCGAAACCGAAGAGCGCCTCTATCTGATTGCTGCATGGCGTGAATCACCACTTTATAATGCGCGGGAACGGGCGGCACTTGGATGGACCGAGGCACTGACCCTGCTGGCGCAGACTGGCGCACCGGATAAGGATTTTGATGCTTTGAAAGCGCATTTCTCAGACGAAGAGATCGTCAATCTGACTATGCTGATTACCACCATCAATGCATGGAACCGCATTGCAGTGGGCCTGCGCCTTATTCATCCGGTTAAAACCGATGCAACTGCCACTTGA
- a CDS encoding sigma-70 family RNA polymerase sigma factor: MQLPLEPNVNDADVFETLRPRLIRIAYRMVGSHAEAEDIVQDAWLRWSAADRETIREPKAWLTRVVGRLALDHLKSARVRRETYPGTWLPEPLVEVDEDRSDDITLTLMLALDRLSPLERAAFLLHDVFDMGFDEVGRVLDRDAVACRQLASRARSHVRQEKTRFNMPEDRGRTIAEAFFQASRSGDMTALKGLLAEDVVMYSDGGGIRNAALNPIYGREKIMRLYEGIARKAFGKVPAVNHFALFDGLPGHMSLEADGLPQVAAIEIEDGLIRTVYLIRNPQKLTHLRMDELI; encoded by the coding sequence ATGCAACTGCCACTTGAGCCAAATGTCAATGATGCGGATGTGTTCGAGACCTTGCGGCCTCGACTCATCCGCATTGCCTATCGAATGGTCGGCAGCCATGCCGAAGCCGAAGACATTGTGCAGGATGCATGGCTGCGATGGAGTGCTGCGGATCGGGAGACCATCCGCGAACCGAAGGCATGGCTTACGCGCGTGGTCGGCCGTCTTGCGCTCGACCATCTGAAATCTGCCCGTGTGCGGCGCGAGACCTATCCCGGGACATGGTTGCCTGAACCGCTCGTTGAGGTTGATGAAGATCGCAGCGATGACATCACGCTGACGCTGATGCTGGCACTCGATCGCCTGTCGCCGCTCGAGCGGGCGGCATTTCTTTTGCATGACGTGTTCGATATGGGCTTTGACGAGGTTGGGCGTGTGCTTGATCGCGATGCTGTAGCCTGTCGTCAACTGGCCAGCCGCGCGCGCAGCCATGTTCGACAGGAGAAGACGCGCTTCAACATGCCAGAGGATCGCGGACGCACGATTGCGGAAGCTTTCTTTCAGGCATCACGCAGCGGAGATATGACCGCCCTGAAAGGTCTGCTGGCTGAAGATGTTGTGATGTATTCCGACGGTGGTGGTATCCGCAATGCAGCGCTCAACCCGATATATGGCCGCGAAAAGATTATGAGGCTTTATGAAGGGATCGCTCGAAAAGCTTTTGGGAAGGTGCCTGCCGTCAATCATTTTGCGCTGTTTGATGGCTTGCCCGGCCATATGAGCCTTGAGGCGGATGGCCTGCCGCAAGTGGCTGCGATAGAGATCGAAGACGGATTGATCCGCACGGTCTATCTGATCCGAAATCCGCAGAAGCTGACGCATCTGCGGATGGATGAATTGATTTGA
- a CDS encoding peptide chain release factor 3, translating into MPADHPVSKRRTFAIIAHPDAGKTTLTEKLLLFGGAIQLAGEVKAKKDRIQTRSDWMNIERDRGISVVTSVMTFEYKDCIFNLLDTPGHEDFADDTYRTLTAVDSAVMVIDAAKGIEPRTLKLFEVCRMRDIPIVTFVNKMDREARDPLEILDEIEEKLALDTAPITWPIGSGKSFAGTYDLHNNTVRQKDAEEQPTKVSGPEEAAKLLPENERAAWVESVELARGVCRPFDLASFREGHMTPVYFGSALKNYGVRDLIEAFCDFGPSPRDQQADSRMVGATEDKMTGFVFKIQANMDPNHRDRIAFLRVCSGKLSRGMKAKLVRTGKPMSLSAPQFFFARSRQIADEAFAGDVVGIPNHGTLRIGDTLTEGEDILFRGVPNFAPEILRRVRLDDAMKAKKLREALQQMAEEGVVQLFVPDDGSPAIVGVVGALQIDVLTERLKIEYSLPVGFEMSRFSICRWISADDPAELDRFIASHRADIAHDLDNDPVFLAQNGFSLNYEAERWKAIRFATIKDYQVRDKA; encoded by the coding sequence ATGCCCGCTGATCATCCTGTTTCAAAGCGCCGTACCTTCGCGATCATCGCGCACCCGGATGCTGGTAAAACCACACTGACCGAAAAGCTGCTGCTGTTCGGCGGCGCCATCCAGCTTGCCGGTGAAGTGAAAGCCAAGAAGGATCGCATTCAGACCCGTTCCGACTGGATGAACATTGAACGCGACCGCGGTATCTCGGTCGTCACCTCGGTGATGACTTTTGAGTACAAGGACTGCATCTTCAACCTGCTCGATACGCCGGGCCACGAAGATTTTGCCGACGACACATATCGCACGCTGACCGCTGTGGATTCTGCCGTCATGGTCATCGACGCCGCAAAAGGTATCGAACCACGCACGCTGAAGCTGTTTGAAGTGTGCCGTATGCGCGATATTCCAATCGTGACCTTTGTCAACAAGATGGACCGCGAAGCGCGCGATCCACTCGAAATTCTTGACGAGATTGAGGAAAAGCTGGCGCTTGATACGGCTCCGATTACCTGGCCTATCGGTTCGGGCAAAAGCTTTGCCGGCACCTATGACCTGCACAACAACACCGTGCGTCAGAAGGATGCCGAAGAGCAGCCTACCAAGGTCAGCGGACCGGAGGAAGCAGCGAAGCTTCTGCCTGAAAACGAACGCGCAGCATGGGTTGAAAGTGTCGAACTTGCGCGCGGCGTCTGCCGCCCGTTTGACCTCGCATCTTTCCGTGAAGGCCATATGACGCCGGTCTATTTCGGTTCAGCTCTGAAAAACTACGGCGTACGCGATCTGATCGAAGCCTTCTGCGACTTCGGCCCTTCCCCACGCGACCAGCAGGCGGATAGCCGCATGGTGGGTGCCACCGAAGACAAGATGACCGGCTTCGTGTTCAAGATTCAGGCCAATATGGACCCGAACCACCGCGACCGTATTGCCTTCCTGCGCGTCTGTTCTGGCAAACTTTCACGCGGCATGAAGGCCAAGCTGGTACGTACCGGCAAGCCGATGAGCCTGTCTGCGCCACAGTTCTTCTTCGCACGCTCCCGCCAGATTGCAGACGAGGCCTTCGCGGGCGATGTCGTCGGCATCCCGAACCATGGCACATTGCGCATCGGTGACACGCTCACCGAGGGTGAAGACATCCTGTTCCGTGGCGTGCCGAACTTCGCACCGGAAATTCTGCGCCGCGTCCGTCTTGATGATGCGATGAAGGCGAAGAAGCTGCGTGAAGCCCTTCAGCAGATGGCAGAAGAAGGCGTTGTGCAGCTCTTCGTGCCGGATGATGGTTCACCGGCAATTGTCGGCGTGGTCGGTGCACTGCAAATCGACGTTCTGACTGAACGTCTCAAGATCGAATATTCGCTGCCTGTTGGCTTTGAAATGTCGCGCTTTTCGATTTGCCGCTGGATTTCGGCAGATGATCCGGCAGAACTGGACCGCTTCATTGCCTCGCATCGCGCAGATATAGCGCACGATCTTGACAATGATCCGGTATTTCTCGCGCAGAACGGCTTCTCGCTCAACTACGAAGCCGAGCGTTGGAAGGCGATCCGCTTTGCTACGATCAAGGACTATCAGGTCCGCGACAAAGCCTGA
- a CDS encoding HdeD family acid-resistance protein codes for MATTQSNFNPAKLPAELTGKWGWFVALGVALIILGGIAFGNLVLATVVSVYYVGIMMLVAGIIEIIHAFGVKTWGSFFFWLLSGLLYAAAGIVAFTNPILAAGVLTFLLAAALIGAGLFRIWMGFKSKPAAGWGWIVAAGVITALAGLVIAIQWPVNSLFILGLFLAIDLIFQGWSFIAFGLGIKR; via the coding sequence ATGGCAACAACGCAAAGTAATTTTAATCCGGCCAAACTTCCTGCGGAGCTTACGGGCAAATGGGGCTGGTTTGTCGCTCTTGGCGTGGCACTGATTATTCTCGGCGGTATCGCCTTTGGTAATCTGGTTCTGGCAACGGTCGTTTCGGTTTACTATGTCGGCATCATGATGCTGGTGGCAGGCATTATCGAAATCATCCATGCCTTTGGCGTGAAGACCTGGGGCAGCTTTTTCTTCTGGCTGCTGAGTGGTCTGCTTTATGCAGCAGCTGGTATCGTTGCTTTTACCAATCCAATTCTGGCAGCCGGCGTTCTGACATTCCTGCTTGCGGCAGCCCTTATCGGGGCCGGCCTCTTTCGTATCTGGATGGGCTTCAAGTCAAAACCAGCGGCAGGCTGGGGCTGGATTGTTGCAGCAGGTGTTATTACCGCCCTCGCCGGTCTCGTTATTGCCATTCAGTGGCCGGTCAACAGCCTGTTCATTCTGGGCCTGTTTCTGGCAATCGACCTGATCTTCCAGGGATGGTCGTTCATTGCATTCGGCCTCGGCATCAAGCGCTGA
- the cls gene encoding cardiolipin synthase: protein MFDILAHYWPHILAVLSLILGAIAAIHATMTKDEVRTALGWVGVIVLSPIVGAVVYALAGVNRMRRNTLEHQRDMGNIALYHLSHFDTTNDRVRAAYGRQFGAMKILGDTVSLYDFTSGNNIEMLETGDEAYAAMLAAINGAERSILLETYIFDRDAIGLKFADALGEAVKRGIEVRVLVDAVGARYSIPSIVSLLKEKGISVDVFNGNIIMGLRLPYANLRTHRKILIVDGKMAFTGGMNIRGAFVKAIAGDAVAFDTHFHVEGPAIADLFHVASEDWRFATGEILTGEAWSIAAPKDPPGTGKLIRIVGSGPDKNIETNHRMMMGAFSIAQEHILIMSPYLLPDREFISALVTAARRGVAVDVVVPGVNNLKLVDRAMRAQFDQLLKGGCRIWRAGGAFNHSKLMTIDGAWSYVGSSNLDARSLRLNFEVDMEILDRDIALQVEERIGKAIETSREVNLTRLKNRPFHERLIDRIIWLGSPYL from the coding sequence ATGTTTGATATTCTTGCACATTATTGGCCGCATATCCTTGCAGTATTGTCCCTTATTCTGGGTGCGATTGCCGCCATTCATGCCACCATGACCAAGGACGAAGTTCGCACTGCACTGGGCTGGGTCGGTGTCATCGTGCTTTCGCCAATCGTTGGAGCTGTGGTTTATGCTTTGGCAGGCGTCAACCGCATGCGCCGCAACACGCTTGAGCATCAGCGCGATATGGGAAATATCGCGCTTTACCATTTGTCCCATTTTGACACGACGAATGATCGGGTTCGCGCAGCTTATGGCCGGCAGTTCGGCGCCATGAAAATTCTTGGCGACACGGTCAGCCTTTATGATTTCACCAGCGGCAACAATATTGAAATGCTGGAAACCGGCGATGAAGCCTATGCGGCAATGCTGGCGGCGATTAACGGTGCCGAGCGCAGCATTTTGCTTGAAACCTATATTTTCGATCGCGATGCTATCGGTCTTAAATTTGCCGATGCGCTGGGTGAAGCGGTTAAGCGCGGCATTGAAGTGCGGGTATTGGTCGACGCGGTGGGCGCGCGATATTCTATTCCAAGCATTGTCAGTCTGCTCAAAGAAAAAGGCATTTCCGTCGATGTCTTTAATGGCAATATCATTATGGGCCTTCGCCTGCCTTATGCCAATCTGCGCACGCACCGTAAAATCCTCATTGTTGACGGCAAAATGGCATTTACGGGTGGTATGAATATTCGCGGCGCTTTTGTGAAAGCAATTGCGGGTGATGCTGTTGCGTTTGATACACATTTTCATGTGGAGGGCCCGGCGATTGCGGACCTTTTTCATGTGGCTTCCGAGGATTGGCGCTTTGCAACTGGTGAGATTCTTACCGGAGAAGCCTGGAGCATTGCTGCACCCAAAGATCCGCCAGGGACCGGAAAACTGATCCGCATTGTCGGCTCGGGACCAGACAAGAACATTGAAACCAACCATCGCATGATGATGGGCGCATTCTCGATTGCTCAGGAACATATTCTGATTATGTCGCCTTATCTGCTACCGGATCGAGAATTTATCAGCGCGCTGGTCACAGCAGCGCGGCGCGGTGTTGCGGTTGATGTTGTGGTGCCGGGTGTCAACAATCTCAAACTGGTGGATCGCGCCATGCGGGCACAGTTTGACCAGTTGCTTAAAGGCGGTTGCCGCATTTGGCGGGCTGGTGGCGCTTTCAATCACTCCAAGCTGATGACCATCGATGGAGCTTGGTCCTATGTCGGCTCATCCAATCTTGATGCGCGTTCGCTGCGGTTGAATTTTGAAGTGGATATGGAAATTCTTGATCGCGATATCGCGTTGCAGGTGGAAGAGCGCATTGGCAAAGCGATTGAGACCAGCCGCGAAGTGAACCTGACACGACTGAAAAATCGCCCGTTCCATGAACGTCTGATTGACCGTATTATCTGGCTTGGGTCGCCGTATCTTTAA
- a CDS encoding endonuclease/exonuclease/phosphatase family protein — protein MQKKKNPGRISTKILTAIRNRPGFRPPHGDTPEGDITIASYNVHKCIGVDKVFDPQRTADVISEIDADVIALQEADKRFGERSGLLDLGLLEKRHGLVPVPITATMPKGHGWHGNVLLFREGVVRNVRQLSLPGVEPRGALVADLQFPSGPLRVIAAHLGLLKRSREQQAETILSALQEADTLPTLLIGDLNEWRIGKRSSLASLMPTFNHVATAVPSFPSRFPVFALDRVLGTPHNLVTSVEVHNTPLARMASDHLPIKAHLDLKTASQILEEFDPSLLTRNSSSGT, from the coding sequence GTGCAAAAGAAGAAAAATCCTGGTCGGATTTCAACGAAAATACTGACTGCCATCCGCAATCGCCCCGGCTTCCGGCCACCTCACGGCGATACGCCTGAAGGCGACATCACCATTGCATCCTACAATGTGCATAAATGCATTGGTGTAGATAAAGTCTTCGACCCGCAGCGTACCGCTGATGTGATCAGCGAAATTGATGCCGATGTGATTGCCTTACAGGAGGCGGACAAACGCTTTGGTGAGCGTTCTGGCCTTCTTGATCTCGGCCTGCTTGAAAAACGCCACGGCCTCGTGCCGGTTCCCATCACCGCAACCATGCCAAAAGGCCATGGCTGGCATGGCAATGTGCTGCTATTTCGCGAAGGCGTGGTTCGCAATGTCCGGCAATTGTCGCTGCCGGGCGTAGAACCACGAGGCGCTTTGGTGGCCGACCTGCAGTTCCCATCTGGACCTTTACGTGTGATTGCCGCACATCTTGGGCTTCTCAAGCGCTCCCGCGAACAGCAGGCTGAAACTATTCTGTCCGCGTTACAGGAAGCAGACACATTACCGACTCTTTTGATCGGCGACCTCAATGAATGGCGCATTGGCAAGCGCTCCTCACTGGCTTCACTGATGCCGACCTTCAACCATGTGGCAACTGCCGTACCAAGCTTCCCGTCGCGTTTTCCTGTCTTTGCACTCGATCGCGTTCTCGGAACACCCCATAATCTGGTGACATCTGTGGAGGTTCACAACACGCCGCTGGCACGCATGGCTTCCGACCATCTCCCCATCAAAGCGCATCTTGACCTGAAGACAGCCTCGCAGATCCTCGAAGAATTCGATCCTTCCCTGCTCACCCGCAATTCCAGTTCAGGCACTTAG
- a CDS encoding coniferyl aldehyde dehydrogenase: MSAEHELRTTFHRLRQTWLDDRPAYEQRIDDLRLLRQLLHERLDEMAKAISADFGNRSVHETLLGEASVVFSEIDETLHHLKRWMKPQRRKAGWKFWPAKAELRFVPLGVVGIISPWNYPVNLALAPLVAAIAAGNHVFLKPSEHTPLTSEFLQKLLSDVFPRDRVAVALGDASLSAEFSALPFDHLFFTGSTEVGRKVMKAAADNLTPVTLELGGKSPAVIGESANLKRAAASIATGKYFNSGQTCIAPDYVLIHQSKRDAFVTLLRDETQKRYAGSSAVDDRTTIINDAQYARLSALLDDAKNASEGVIPLLDEATTANHARVMTPVAILEPASTSVIMNEEIFGPLLPIISYRTIEDAISRIQQNERPLALYCFSDNTAEIETVLSHVVAGGVCINDTLYHFACSDLPFGGVGHSGMGHYHGREGFLTFSKAMPVLTKYSPASTDLIKPPYTGLTDRIIRFITR; this comes from the coding sequence ATGAGCGCTGAACATGAGCTGCGGACGACCTTCCATCGGCTACGACAGACTTGGCTTGACGATCGCCCCGCCTATGAGCAACGGATCGATGATCTGCGTCTGCTGCGTCAACTTCTGCATGAACGTCTGGATGAGATGGCAAAGGCCATCAGTGCCGATTTCGGCAACCGCTCCGTTCATGAAACCCTGTTGGGTGAAGCAAGTGTTGTTTTTAGTGAAATTGATGAAACGCTCCATCATTTAAAACGGTGGATGAAGCCGCAGCGGCGCAAGGCAGGCTGGAAGTTCTGGCCTGCAAAGGCAGAACTGCGTTTCGTGCCGCTTGGTGTGGTTGGTATCATTTCGCCATGGAATTATCCGGTCAATCTGGCACTTGCGCCTCTGGTAGCCGCCATCGCCGCTGGTAATCATGTTTTTCTAAAGCCATCAGAGCACACACCTCTCACATCTGAATTTCTGCAAAAGCTCCTTTCAGATGTGTTTCCACGAGACCGTGTTGCTGTTGCACTCGGTGATGCCAGCCTTTCGGCTGAGTTTTCGGCACTTCCCTTCGATCACCTGTTTTTCACCGGATCGACAGAAGTTGGGCGCAAAGTGATGAAAGCTGCCGCAGACAATCTGACACCGGTCACGTTGGAACTTGGCGGCAAATCCCCTGCCGTTATTGGAGAAAGCGCCAATCTAAAGCGTGCCGCTGCATCCATTGCCACTGGAAAATATTTCAATTCAGGCCAAACCTGCATCGCACCCGATTATGTGTTGATCCATCAAAGCAAACGCGATGCGTTTGTGACCCTGCTGCGTGATGAAACACAGAAACGCTACGCGGGCAGTTCAGCCGTCGATGATCGCACAACGATCATCAATGACGCACAATATGCGCGTCTTTCGGCATTGCTGGATGACGCAAAGAATGCAAGCGAAGGTGTTATCCCACTGCTGGATGAAGCAACGACCGCAAATCACGCACGGGTTATGACACCCGTCGCCATTCTTGAACCAGCTTCCACAAGCGTTATCATGAATGAAGAGATTTTCGGGCCCCTGCTTCCCATCATCAGCTATCGCACAATCGAAGATGCGATCTCGCGTATTCAGCAAAACGAGAGACCTTTGGCGCTCTATTGTTTCAGTGACAATACGGCGGAAATTGAAACCGTCCTGTCGCATGTGGTTGCAGGTGGTGTCTGCATCAACGACACGCTCTACCATTTTGCTTGCAGTGATCTGCCTTTTGGCGGCGTTGGTCACAGCGGTATGGGACATTACCATGGGCGCGAAGGTTTCTTGACTTTCTCGAAAGCCATGCCTGTTCTGACCAAGTATTCACCGGCGTCAACAGACTTGATTAAACCGCCCTATACTGGCCTCACGGACCGTATCATTCGCTTCATCACAAGATAG
- a CDS encoding lysoplasmalogenase, with protein sequence MRHKTLLQFGRNGWIFRLFFIFSVCAILSSLLVRQDDAIFWRWLHYLSKPTATLLLLCAVLNAQRLVSKKYGFGIAAGLLFAAAGDFFLMLPGDYFLPGLICFLITHCIYIYALCLNTRFAGNKLVFAILAFFTIAIIASLWTSVPDAMKIPVVIYASAIGIMAAQAFSRALSSPPETALHYSGWLAAAGGLFFMISDTLLAFNRFHTPVPLAGLWVLSTYYVAQFFFARSTENFAYER encoded by the coding sequence ATGCGACACAAAACACTGCTCCAGTTTGGACGCAATGGTTGGATTTTCAGACTGTTTTTCATCTTTTCGGTCTGCGCAATATTAAGCAGCCTTCTGGTCCGGCAGGACGATGCAATTTTCTGGCGCTGGCTACATTACCTTAGTAAACCCACAGCAACATTGCTTCTGCTCTGCGCTGTCCTCAACGCACAACGTTTGGTCTCCAAAAAGTATGGATTTGGCATTGCTGCGGGGCTTTTATTCGCTGCAGCAGGCGATTTCTTTTTAATGCTTCCCGGTGACTATTTTCTACCCGGCCTCATCTGCTTTCTGATCACCCACTGCATCTACATTTATGCGCTATGCCTCAACACCCGGTTCGCAGGAAACAAACTGGTCTTTGCGATCTTGGCGTTTTTCACAATTGCTATCATAGCAAGCCTCTGGACCAGCGTACCTGATGCCATGAAAATTCCTGTCGTGATCTATGCATCAGCAATTGGCATTATGGCAGCACAGGCCTTTAGCCGTGCACTCTCAAGCCCACCTGAAACTGCCCTGCATTATAGCGGATGGCTTGCAGCGGCAGGTGGGTTGTTCTTCATGATAAGCGATACTCTGCTGGCATTTAATCGCTTCCACACGCCAGTTCCGCTCGCAGGGCTGTGGGTTTTGAGCACTTATTATGTTGCACAGTTCTTCTTTGCCCGATCAACCGAGAATTTTGCCTATGAGCGCTGA
- a CDS encoding AraC family transcriptional regulator codes for MTDAIKPQKRKDMASRVPNDLQPCLKMLREMMGTPLIKQADADLTSVRGMFWKHPELFLTTIYFPLNRTYLSAPGSRETGILILRAMSCPVLVEQGNRLINLARGDVMFIPSDAPLLLTLPTGGRLDCAYLPKKTVVQDSPDIEKMFWQTLPFTHLPLQLLVTYAGYLLQNEHQNERDASTMVQHFYQLLPMLVDNLKARNNQVSPIKRMDAIKEQIEEHISNSDFSIIQLAQSEGVTPRAIQKLFKRENTTFSRYLLERRLELARSAIVRGDPSGIAQIAYNIGFDDPAYFSRAFRNKFGFTPSVLRRQVSQFFKGSV; via the coding sequence ATGACAGACGCGATTAAGCCTCAAAAACGAAAAGATATGGCTTCAAGAGTCCCAAATGATTTACAGCCCTGCCTCAAGATGCTGCGAGAGATGATGGGGACGCCGCTGATCAAGCAGGCAGATGCAGATCTAACCTCAGTACGCGGGATGTTTTGGAAACACCCCGAGCTATTTTTGACAACTATCTATTTTCCCCTCAACAGAACCTACCTATCAGCACCAGGGTCACGAGAAACTGGCATTTTAATCCTGCGTGCAATGAGTTGCCCTGTTTTGGTCGAACAAGGCAATCGCCTGATAAATCTGGCTCGAGGTGACGTTATGTTTATCCCCTCGGACGCGCCGCTTCTGCTGACACTTCCAACGGGTGGACGTCTCGATTGCGCGTATTTACCGAAGAAAACCGTTGTTCAGGATTCGCCTGACATCGAAAAAATGTTCTGGCAGACGCTTCCATTCACGCATCTGCCGTTGCAACTGCTCGTAACCTATGCCGGCTATCTACTGCAGAATGAGCATCAGAACGAGCGTGATGCATCGACAATGGTTCAGCACTTTTATCAGCTATTGCCGATGCTGGTCGATAACCTCAAGGCACGCAATAACCAGGTTTCTCCGATAAAAAGAATGGATGCAATTAAAGAACAAATCGAAGAACATATTTCGAATAGCGACTTTTCTATAATACAGCTGGCGCAATCTGAGGGCGTAACACCGCGGGCAATTCAGAAACTTTTCAAACGAGAAAACACGACCTTCTCGCGCTATCTGTTAGAGCGCAGACTTGAATTGGCGCGATCAGCGATTGTGCGTGGCGATCCATCTGGTATTGCCCAGATTGCGTACAACATTGGCTTTGACGACCCTGCTTATTTCAGCCGGGCCTTTCGAAATAAATTCGGTTTTACGCCCTCAGTCTTACGCCGTCAGGTTAGTCAGTTCTTCAAAGGCAGTGTTTGA